In Nocardioides faecalis, the following proteins share a genomic window:
- a CDS encoding HipA family kinase, translated as MSGLPTVRVTRYVTPLREGGSLPGLVEAEDLGTYVCKFRGAGQGLRVLVAEVIVAGLARLLDIPTPDQVVLDVDPDLARYEADEEVQDLINASAGLNLGIDFLPGSFGHDPGADLDRDLAGRILWLDAFTANVDRSWRNPNLLSWRGTLYAIDHGASLYFHHSWPGGPGDPARFARQPYDASEHVLGEYADRARAQDAALASILDDEALTAVLADVPDAWLDPVPGAEDPAALRERYLAFLVARRDSDGGTRPWLPETARAGESTR; from the coding sequence GTGAGTGGGCTGCCCACCGTCCGGGTCACCCGCTACGTCACCCCGCTGCGCGAGGGCGGCAGCCTGCCCGGGCTCGTCGAGGCCGAGGACCTCGGCACCTACGTGTGCAAGTTCCGCGGCGCCGGCCAGGGGCTGCGGGTGCTGGTCGCCGAGGTCATCGTCGCCGGGCTCGCCCGGTTGCTCGACATCCCCACCCCCGACCAGGTCGTCCTCGACGTGGACCCCGACCTCGCCCGCTACGAGGCCGACGAGGAGGTGCAGGACCTGATCAACGCGAGCGCCGGGCTCAACCTCGGCATCGACTTCCTGCCCGGCTCCTTCGGGCACGACCCGGGCGCCGACCTCGACCGCGACCTGGCCGGCCGCATCCTGTGGCTGGACGCGTTCACCGCCAACGTCGACCGCAGCTGGCGCAACCCCAACCTGCTCTCCTGGCGCGGGACGCTGTACGCCATCGACCACGGCGCCTCGCTGTACTTCCACCACTCGTGGCCCGGCGGGCCCGGGGACCCCGCTCGTTTCGCCCGGCAGCCGTACGACGCCTCCGAGCACGTCCTGGGGGAGTACGCCGACCGTGCCCGCGCCCAGGACGCCGCACTGGCGAGCATCCTGGACGACGAGGCCCTCACCGCCGTGCTGGCGGACGTCCCCGACGCCTGGCTGGACCCGGTGCCCGGCGCCGAGGACCCGGCGGCGCTGCGCGAGCGGTACCTCGCCTTCCTCGTCGCGCGTCGCGACAGCGACGGGGGCACCCGGCCGTGGCTGCCGGAGACGGCGCGGGCGGGGGAGTCGACGCGATGA
- a CDS encoding DUF3037 domain-containing protein: MSPYQYVTLRCVPRVEREEFVNVGVVLYCPEQDFLGARTHVDEARVRALHAEVDVDAVRAALAAAERVCRGEAHHGFGIGVRATSYGVREARDDNSTRFGFLKAPRSTVVQPGPVHGGVSDDPAATLEHLLGCLVL, translated from the coding sequence ATGAGCCCCTACCAGTACGTCACCCTGCGCTGCGTGCCCCGCGTGGAGCGCGAGGAGTTCGTCAACGTCGGGGTGGTGCTCTACTGCCCCGAGCAGGACTTCCTCGGTGCACGCACCCATGTCGACGAGGCGCGCGTGCGCGCACTGCACGCCGAGGTCGACGTCGACGCGGTCCGGGCGGCGCTCGCCGCGGCCGAGCGGGTGTGCCGCGGCGAGGCACACCATGGCTTCGGCATCGGCGTGCGCGCCACGTCGTACGGCGTGCGCGAGGCCCGCGACGACAACAGCACCCGCTTCGGCTTCCTCAAGGCGCCGCGCAGCACCGTCGTCCAGCCGGGCCCGGTGCACGGCGGGGTCAGCGACGACCCGGCTGCGACCCTGGAACACCTGCTGGGCTGCCTGGTGCTCTGA
- a CDS encoding nitrite/sulfite reductase, with translation MPDLRFQSQPPRFTEVPRPRRAEGQWAFGYTEPLNKNEQSKKDDDPLNVRDRILYVYSKRGFDSIDPADLRGRFRWMGLYTQRKPGIDGGRTGSMAEEELDDRYFMLRVRSDGKLLSADAVRALGTVGVDFARDTADVTDRENIQYHWIRIEDVPAIWERLEAVGLHSLEACGDSPRPFLGSPVAGVAADEIIDGTTALEEIERRYIGNKEFSNFPRKFKTALTGHPSHDVSPETNDVSFVGTVHPEHGPGFDVWVGGGLSTNPMLAQKLGVWIPLDEVADVWAGVAGIFRDYGYRRLRSRARLKFLVADWGVETFREVLENEYLEKKLVSNPSPEAPVGHRDHIGVHPQKDGKFYVGVAPTAGRVSGTVLVQLADVIEEFGLAGARLTPYQKIVLIGADGDRIEALQDRLDAIGLSARPSPWRQNTMACTGIEFCKLAIVDTKERARRLVGELEKRFPTIDTPITINVNGCPNACARTQVADFGLKGQLVTDENGQQVEGFQVHLGGATGLRANFGRKLRAHKVTSAGLDDYITAVVTNYLADRTEGEAFDAWVHRADEALLRGDKVLEADALGTV, from the coding sequence ATGCCCGACCTGCGTTTCCAGTCCCAGCCGCCCCGGTTCACCGAGGTGCCCCGCCCCCGCCGCGCGGAGGGCCAGTGGGCCTTCGGCTACACCGAGCCGCTGAACAAGAACGAGCAGTCCAAGAAGGACGACGACCCGCTCAACGTCCGGGACCGGATCCTCTACGTCTACTCCAAGCGGGGCTTCGACTCGATCGATCCTGCCGACCTGCGCGGTCGCTTCCGCTGGATGGGCCTCTACACCCAGCGCAAGCCCGGCATCGACGGCGGCCGCACCGGCTCCATGGCGGAGGAGGAGCTCGACGACCGCTACTTCATGCTGCGGGTGCGCTCTGACGGCAAGCTCCTCTCCGCCGATGCCGTGCGCGCGCTGGGCACGGTCGGCGTCGACTTCGCCCGCGACACCGCGGACGTCACCGACCGCGAGAACATCCAGTACCACTGGATCCGCATCGAGGACGTGCCCGCCATCTGGGAGCGGCTCGAGGCCGTCGGCCTGCACTCCCTCGAGGCGTGCGGCGACTCCCCCCGTCCCTTCCTCGGCTCGCCGGTGGCCGGGGTCGCCGCCGACGAGATCATCGACGGCACCACCGCGCTGGAGGAGATCGAGCGCCGCTACATCGGCAACAAGGAGTTCTCGAACTTCCCCCGCAAGTTCAAGACCGCGCTGACCGGCCACCCCAGCCACGACGTCTCCCCGGAGACCAACGACGTCTCGTTCGTCGGCACGGTGCACCCCGAGCACGGCCCCGGCTTCGACGTCTGGGTCGGTGGCGGCCTGTCCACCAACCCGATGCTCGCCCAGAAGCTCGGCGTGTGGATCCCGCTCGACGAGGTCGCCGACGTGTGGGCCGGCGTCGCCGGCATCTTCCGCGACTACGGCTACCGCCGCCTCCGTTCGCGCGCCCGGCTCAAGTTCCTCGTCGCCGACTGGGGCGTGGAGACGTTCCGCGAGGTGCTCGAGAACGAGTACCTGGAGAAGAAGCTCGTCTCCAACCCCTCACCCGAGGCGCCGGTCGGCCACCGCGACCACATCGGCGTGCACCCCCAGAAGGACGGCAAGTTCTACGTCGGTGTCGCGCCCACCGCGGGCCGCGTCTCCGGCACCGTGCTGGTCCAGCTCGCCGACGTGATCGAGGAGTTCGGCCTCGCCGGCGCCCGGCTCACGCCGTACCAGAAGATCGTGCTCATCGGCGCCGACGGCGACCGGATCGAGGCACTGCAGGACCGCCTCGACGCGATCGGGCTCAGCGCCCGGCCCTCGCCGTGGCGGCAGAACACGATGGCCTGCACCGGCATCGAGTTCTGCAAGCTCGCCATCGTCGACACCAAGGAGCGCGCCCGCCGCCTGGTCGGGGAGCTCGAGAAGCGCTTCCCCACGATCGACACTCCGATCACGATCAACGTCAACGGCTGCCCCAACGCCTGCGCCCGCACCCAGGTCGCCGACTTCGGCCTCAAGGGCCAGCTGGTCACCGACGAGAACGGCCAGCAGGTCGAGGGCTTCCAGGTCCACCTCGGCGGCGCCACCGGCCTGCGGGCGAACTTCGGCCGCAAGCTGCGCGCCCACAAGGTCACCAGCGCCGGGCTGGACGACTACATCACCGCGGTCGTCACCAACTACCTGGCCGACCGCACCGAGGGCGAGGCCTTCGACGCGTGGGTGCACCGCGCCGACGAGGCGCTGCTGCGCGGCGACAAGGTCCTCGAGGCCGACGCGCTGGGGACCGTCTGA
- a CDS encoding PPK2 family polyphosphate kinase, whose translation MTARVDTAEVAAALRLAPGPVRLADLATDTTPGFDGSKEDGRKALADLGGPLADRQERLFAEGISGGQRSILLVLQGMDTSGKGGTLRSTVGLVDPQGLRITSFKAPTAEERKHDFLWRVANALPSVGLIGVFDRSHYEDVLIARVRKLADEAEIERRYEAINAFEAEQAASGTTIIKCMLHISPEKQRERLFKRLDNPEKHWKYNPADLDERALWPAYHEAYEIALERTSTEAVPWHVVPADRKWYRNLAVGALLHDALVRLDPQWPVAVFDVATERQRLVEERPL comes from the coding sequence ATGACCGCCCGCGTCGACACTGCCGAGGTCGCAGCAGCGCTGCGACTCGCACCGGGACCCGTCCGACTCGCGGACCTGGCCACCGACACCACTCCCGGATTCGACGGCTCCAAGGAAGACGGCAGGAAGGCACTGGCCGACCTCGGCGGTCCGCTCGCGGACCGGCAGGAGCGGCTCTTCGCCGAGGGCATCTCCGGCGGGCAGCGCTCGATCCTGCTCGTGCTCCAGGGCATGGACACCTCCGGCAAGGGCGGCACACTGCGCTCCACCGTCGGCCTCGTCGACCCCCAGGGCCTACGGATCACCTCGTTCAAGGCACCGACCGCCGAGGAGCGCAAGCACGACTTCCTGTGGCGCGTCGCCAACGCGCTGCCGTCGGTCGGCCTGATCGGCGTCTTCGACCGCTCCCACTACGAGGACGTGCTCATCGCCCGGGTCCGCAAGCTGGCCGACGAGGCCGAGATCGAGCGCCGCTACGAGGCGATCAACGCGTTCGAGGCCGAGCAGGCCGCCAGCGGCACCACGATCATCAAGTGCATGCTGCACATCAGCCCCGAGAAGCAGCGCGAGCGGCTGTTCAAGCGCCTGGACAACCCCGAGAAGCACTGGAAGTACAACCCCGCAGACCTCGACGAGCGGGCCCTGTGGCCGGCCTACCATGAGGCCTACGAGATCGCGCTGGAGCGCACCAGCACCGAGGCGGTGCCCTGGCACGTCGTGCCGGCGGACCGGAAGTGGTACCGCAACCTCGCCGTCGGGGCGCTGCTGCACGACGCCCTGGTCCGGCTGGACCCGCAGTGGCCGGTCGCGGTCTTCGACGTGGCCACCGAGCGGCAGCGGCTGGTCGAGGAGCGGCCACTGTGA
- the recA gene encoding recombinase RecA: MAGDDRMKALDTALLSIEKQYGKGSVMRLGDETRAPLEVIPTGAIALDVALGIGGLPRGRVVEVYGPESSGKTTVALHAVANAQAAGGIVAFIDAEHALDPEYAKALGVDTDALLVSQPDSGEQALEIADMLIRSGALDLIVIDSVAALVPRAEIEGEMGDSHVGLQARLMSQALRKMTGALNNSGTTAIFINQLREKIGVMFGSPETTTGGRALKFYSSVRLDVRRIETLKDGTDMVGNRTRVKVVKNKVAPPFKQAEFDIMYGKGISREGGLIDVGVEAGLVRKAGAWYTYEGDQLGQGKENARKFLKDNPDLANELEKRILEKLGVTPTLEDDLSDEPIGVDSF, encoded by the coding sequence ATGGCTGGCGACGACCGGATGAAGGCGCTCGACACGGCGCTCCTCTCCATCGAGAAGCAGTACGGCAAGGGCTCGGTGATGCGCCTGGGCGACGAGACCCGCGCGCCCCTGGAGGTGATCCCGACCGGTGCGATCGCCCTCGACGTCGCCCTCGGCATCGGCGGCCTTCCGCGTGGCCGGGTGGTGGAGGTCTACGGCCCCGAGTCCAGTGGTAAGACCACCGTCGCGCTCCACGCCGTGGCCAACGCGCAGGCCGCCGGCGGCATCGTGGCCTTCATCGACGCCGAGCACGCCCTCGACCCGGAGTACGCCAAGGCGCTGGGGGTGGACACCGACGCGCTGCTGGTCTCCCAGCCCGACTCCGGTGAGCAGGCCCTCGAGATCGCCGACATGCTGATCCGCTCCGGCGCGCTCGACCTGATCGTCATCGACTCCGTGGCCGCGCTCGTGCCCCGCGCCGAGATCGAGGGCGAGATGGGCGACAGCCACGTCGGCCTCCAGGCACGCCTGATGAGCCAGGCGCTGCGAAAGATGACCGGTGCGCTGAACAACTCCGGCACGACCGCCATCTTCATCAACCAGCTGCGCGAGAAGATCGGCGTGATGTTCGGCTCGCCCGAGACCACCACCGGTGGCCGGGCGCTGAAGTTCTACTCCTCGGTGCGCCTCGACGTGCGCCGGATCGAGACCCTCAAGGACGGCACCGACATGGTCGGCAACCGGACCCGGGTCAAGGTCGTCAAGAACAAGGTCGCCCCGCCGTTCAAGCAGGCCGAGTTCGACATCATGTACGGCAAGGGCATCAGCCGCGAGGGCGGCCTGATCGACGTCGGCGTCGAGGCGGGCCTCGTCCGCAAGGCCGGCGCCTGGTACACCTACGAGGGCGACCAGCTCGGCCAGGGCAAGGAGAACGCCCGCAAGTTCCTCAAGGACAACCCCGACCTGGCCAACGAGCTGGAGAAGCGGATCCTCGAGAAGCTCGGCGTGACCCCGACGCTGGAGGACGACCTGTCCGACGAGCCGATCGGCGTCGACTCCTTCTGA
- a CDS encoding phosphoribosyltransferase — protein sequence MTTEKATEREILTYELFGTAVRDLAQQVVDDGFEPDIVLAIARGGLGLAMGLGYALDVKNLSAVNVEFYTGVNQRLDVPMMLPPTPAAIDLTGMKVLIADDVADTGKTLEVVHDFFAGHVAETRTAVIYEKPWTVIRPDYVWRRTEGWIDFPWSSTPPLVDRRGGKAH from the coding sequence GTGACGACTGAGAAGGCCACCGAACGCGAGATCCTGACCTACGAGCTGTTCGGCACGGCGGTGCGGGACCTCGCCCAGCAGGTCGTCGACGACGGCTTCGAGCCGGACATCGTGCTGGCGATCGCGCGCGGCGGTCTCGGGCTGGCCATGGGGCTGGGCTACGCGCTGGACGTGAAGAACCTCTCCGCGGTCAACGTGGAGTTCTACACCGGGGTGAACCAGCGTCTCGACGTGCCGATGATGCTGCCGCCCACGCCGGCCGCCATCGACCTGACCGGGATGAAGGTGCTGATCGCCGACGACGTGGCCGACACCGGCAAGACGCTCGAGGTCGTCCACGACTTCTTCGCCGGCCACGTCGCCGAGACCCGCACCGCGGTGATCTACGAGAAGCCGTGGACGGTCATCCGTCCCGACTACGTGTGGCGGCGCACCGAGGGTTGGATCGACTTCCCGTGGTCCTCCACCCCACCGCTGGTCGACCGCCGCGGCGGCAAGGCGCACTGA
- a CDS encoding phosphoadenylyl-sulfate reductase, whose protein sequence is MSAPATARARSSRGISTEGRTPEELRDLVSHWGAELELAPAEVIIEWAAATFGERFCITSSMGDAVLAHLAQKVVPGVDVVFLDTGYHFVETIGTRDAVAATMDVNLITISPVQTVADQDAEHGPELYKRDPDLCCALRKVKPLADGLARYDAWATGLRRAETHNRVIAPVIGWDAKKQKVKVSPIARWSDEQVDRYIAENGVLVNPLVYDGYPSIGCAPCTRRVAPGEDPRSGRWAGTNKTECGIHS, encoded by the coding sequence ATGAGTGCTCCCGCCACCGCCCGCGCCCGCAGCTCGCGCGGCATCAGCACCGAGGGCCGCACCCCCGAGGAGCTGCGCGACCTCGTCTCGCACTGGGGCGCTGAGCTCGAGCTCGCCCCGGCCGAGGTGATCATCGAGTGGGCTGCCGCCACCTTCGGCGAGCGGTTCTGCATCACCTCCTCCATGGGGGACGCGGTGCTGGCCCACCTCGCCCAGAAGGTCGTGCCCGGCGTCGACGTGGTCTTCCTCGACACCGGCTACCACTTCGTGGAGACGATCGGCACCCGCGACGCCGTCGCCGCCACCATGGACGTCAACCTGATCACGATCAGCCCGGTGCAGACCGTGGCCGATCAGGACGCCGAGCACGGCCCCGAGCTGTACAAGCGGGACCCCGACCTGTGCTGCGCCCTGCGCAAGGTCAAGCCGCTCGCCGACGGCCTCGCCCGGTACGACGCCTGGGCCACCGGGCTGCGGCGTGCCGAGACCCACAACCGGGTGATCGCCCCGGTCATCGGCTGGGACGCCAAGAAGCAGAAGGTCAAGGTCTCCCCCATCGCGCGATGGAGCGACGAGCAGGTGGACCGCTACATCGCCGAGAACGGCGTCCTGGTCAACCCCCTGGTCTACGACGGCTACCCGTCGATCGGGTGCGCTCCCTGCACGCGCCGGGTCGCCCCCGGCGAGGACCCGCGCAGCGGACGCTGGGCCGGCACGAACAAGACCGAGTGCGGAATCCACTCATGA
- a CDS encoding regulatory protein RecX: MRNAPEPPDDDGGWNEDADPESVARKILLDQLSMKARSRRELEDRLAKRNVPQEVAARLLDRFEEVGLVDDEAFARAWVDSRQRTRGLARPALAVELRRKGIAEETAREVLAEVDPADEEEAARLLIRKKLRSMRGLDEQVAARRLVGMLARKGYSAGLAYGVVRQELGAEWARDD; this comes from the coding sequence GTGAGGAACGCACCGGAGCCACCTGACGACGACGGCGGCTGGAACGAGGACGCCGACCCGGAGTCGGTGGCACGCAAGATCCTGCTCGACCAGCTGAGCATGAAGGCGCGCAGCCGGCGCGAGCTCGAGGACCGGCTGGCCAAGCGGAACGTGCCGCAGGAGGTCGCGGCCCGGCTGCTCGACCGGTTCGAGGAGGTCGGTCTCGTCGACGACGAGGCCTTCGCCCGAGCCTGGGTCGACAGCCGGCAGCGCACCCGCGGCCTGGCCCGTCCCGCGCTCGCGGTCGAGCTGCGCCGCAAGGGGATCGCCGAGGAGACCGCCCGCGAGGTGCTGGCCGAGGTGGATCCCGCCGACGAGGAGGAGGCGGCGCGGCTGCTGATCCGCAAGAAGCTGCGCAGCATGCGCGGCCTGGACGAGCAGGTCGCGGCCCGGCGGCTGGTGGGCATGCTGGCACGCAAGGGCTACTCCGCTGGACTGGCGTACGGCGTGGTCCGTCAGGAGCTAGGTGCAGAATGGGCTCGTGACGACTGA
- a CDS encoding sirohydrochlorin chelatase: protein MTAPALIALAHGSRDPRSAATITALVDEAKRLRPDLRIERAFLDLAKPSFHTVVDRLVKAGYEEIVVVPLLLVEAFHARVDVPAAIAEATARHEGLKIRATEVLGLEPRFLEVLDERLRAALRDARVRELDALVLASAGSSDPLANQAVARLARLWGAHHRLPVTAAYAASAPPATGEAVRAFRAEGRRHIAVASLFLAPGNLVDRATELALEAGAIVVSEPLGAHPEIARTILARYAVGAVELVPV from the coding sequence ATGACGGCGCCAGCACTCATCGCCCTTGCCCACGGCAGCCGCGACCCGCGGTCCGCGGCCACCATCACCGCCCTGGTCGACGAGGCCAAGCGGCTGCGTCCCGACCTGCGCATCGAGCGCGCGTTCCTGGACCTGGCCAAGCCGAGCTTCCACACGGTCGTCGACCGTCTGGTCAAGGCCGGGTACGAGGAGATCGTCGTCGTCCCGCTGCTGCTGGTCGAGGCGTTCCACGCCCGCGTCGACGTGCCCGCCGCGATCGCCGAGGCCACCGCACGGCACGAGGGACTGAAGATCCGCGCCACCGAGGTGCTCGGCCTGGAGCCGCGCTTCCTCGAGGTGCTCGACGAGCGGCTGCGCGCCGCGCTCCGCGACGCCCGGGTGCGCGAGCTCGACGCCCTGGTGCTGGCCTCGGCCGGCTCCTCCGACCCGCTCGCCAACCAGGCCGTCGCCCGGCTCGCCCGGTTGTGGGGCGCCCACCACCGGCTCCCCGTCACCGCCGCCTATGCCGCCAGCGCACCGCCGGCGACCGGCGAGGCCGTGCGCGCGTTCCGCGCCGAGGGTCGCCGTCACATCGCCGTCGCATCGTTGTTCCTGGCGCCGGGGAACCTGGTGGACCGGGCCACCGAGCTCGCGCTCGAGGCCGGGGCCATCGTCGTCTCCGAGCCCCTGGGGGCGCACCCGGAGATCGCCCGCACCATCCTCGCCCGCTACGCCGTCGGCGCCGTCGAGCTCGTCCCGGTCTGA
- a CDS encoding glycine hydroxymethyltransferase, which produces MSEHSIPAVNGDLVSSAYNQALEVIASVEPRVAEATRQELADQRSSLKLIASENYASPAVLLTMGTWFSDKYAEGTVGHRFYAGCQNVDTVESLAAEHARELFGAEYAYVQPHSGIDANLTAYWAILAHRVEGPWLADAGVKNMNELSEADWEKLRGALGNQRLLGMSLDAGGHLTHGFRPNISGKMFHQQQYGTDPETGLLDYDALRAKAKEFKPLILVAGYSAYPRRVNFAKMREIADEVGATLMVDMAHFAGLVAGKVFTGEEDPVPYAHVVTSTSHKSLRGPRGGFILATEEYAPSVDRGCPMVLGGPLSHVMAAKAVAFAEARTDTFRTYAQAVADNAKSLAEGLMKRGTKLVTDGTDNHIVLLDVTSFGLTGRQAESALLDAGVVTNRNSVPSDPNGAWYTSGIRIGTPALTSRGFGADEFDVVADLIVQVLENTQPGTTKAGGPSKASYHLADGVADKVRQASAELLDKHPLYPGLDLS; this is translated from the coding sequence ATGAGCGAGCACTCCATCCCCGCCGTGAACGGCGACCTCGTCAGCAGCGCCTACAACCAGGCGCTCGAGGTGATCGCGTCCGTGGAGCCCCGGGTCGCCGAGGCCACCCGTCAGGAACTCGCGGACCAGCGCTCCTCGCTCAAGCTGATCGCCAGCGAGAACTACGCCTCGCCCGCGGTCCTGCTGACCATGGGCACCTGGTTCAGCGACAAGTACGCCGAGGGCACCGTCGGGCACCGCTTCTACGCCGGCTGCCAGAACGTCGACACCGTCGAGTCGCTGGCCGCCGAGCACGCCCGGGAGCTCTTCGGCGCCGAGTACGCCTACGTCCAGCCGCACTCCGGGATCGACGCCAACCTGACCGCCTACTGGGCGATCCTGGCCCACCGCGTCGAGGGCCCCTGGCTCGCCGACGCCGGCGTCAAGAACATGAACGAGCTCTCCGAGGCCGACTGGGAGAAGCTGCGCGGCGCGCTCGGCAACCAGCGCCTGCTCGGCATGAGCCTGGATGCCGGCGGCCACCTCACCCACGGCTTCCGGCCCAACATCTCCGGCAAGATGTTCCACCAGCAGCAGTACGGCACCGACCCCGAGACGGGCCTGCTGGACTACGACGCGCTGCGGGCGAAGGCCAAGGAGTTCAAGCCGCTCATCCTGGTCGCCGGCTACTCCGCCTACCCGCGCCGGGTGAACTTCGCGAAGATGCGCGAGATCGCCGACGAGGTCGGCGCCACGCTGATGGTCGACATGGCGCACTTCGCCGGTCTGGTCGCGGGCAAGGTGTTCACCGGCGAGGAGGACCCGGTGCCCTACGCCCACGTCGTCACCAGCACCTCGCACAAGTCGCTGCGCGGTCCGCGGGGCGGGTTCATCCTGGCCACCGAGGAGTACGCGCCGAGCGTGGACCGCGGCTGCCCGATGGTCCTCGGCGGCCCCCTGTCGCACGTGATGGCCGCCAAGGCCGTCGCGTTCGCCGAGGCCCGCACCGACACCTTCCGCACCTACGCCCAGGCCGTCGCGGACAACGCGAAGTCGTTGGCCGAGGGCCTGATGAAGCGCGGCACCAAGCTCGTCACCGACGGCACCGACAACCACATCGTGCTGCTCGACGTCACCTCCTTCGGCCTCACCGGCCGGCAGGCCGAGTCCGCGCTGCTCGACGCCGGCGTGGTCACCAACCGCAACTCGGTGCCCTCCGACCCCAACGGCGCCTGGTACACCTCCGGGATCCGGATCGGCACCCCCGCGCTCACCTCGCGCGGCTTCGGCGCCGACGAGTTCGACGTGGTCGCCGACCTCATCGTGCAGGTGCTGGAGAACACCCAGCCCGGCACCACGAAGGCCGGCGGGCCGTCCAAGGCGTCGTACCACCTGGCCGACGGGGTGGCGGACAAGGTGCGCCAGGCCTCGGCCGAGCTGCTCGACAAGCACCCGCTCTACCCCGGCCTGGACCTGTCCTGA